A single Cyclopterus lumpus isolate fCycLum1 chromosome 15, fCycLum1.pri, whole genome shotgun sequence DNA region contains:
- the npas4l gene encoding neuronal PAS domain-containing protein 4-like → MVSHRSTKGASKARRDHINHEIRNMRALLPVTQEDQERLSYLHSMSAICAYIRKSVLFQELPAEARSRCSLPYEAFLPALHGFILVTTAQGRLVYVSENVEEYLGLSMIDVLQGDTLYDMVEHSDIGIVKSNLDIDHNSPSERSFICCMQTSKAFKLQHGSCCSMVVKGSFQSFPQPWPASTSVCPASQSLLVALCTPTVNRLQSCVSQSCDGFNSVHRLDMTFTQLSDSVIYFLGYSPEELTGRSWYSLVHPEDLSLSADSHRSLMLADEGFQAEMVLRLQCKDLSWTWIYSRANKEAECQGMSCTNFIISETEARFLQKKVSSDAFRPLPLEHFTDQQAAHSPTSNNTKCFKRQRTSSSQSEEPSAKARRETEQDICYVTCASSQGDGFPAPSGESLALFTPPYSPYSSSSSLQEEELSHDLLMDVHGYTDQLLSSPECSPSYYSYPEAGLNCHHSPSSSLASATEQTFDRAAFGALGARSPASSSSPTYDFQACTADARLVPDCPSMSDMCESPVDCALHHDDFSLLEQPQGGDLVQVHHVPYHTLPTHSSLLTPSQSPTSTETPPYNEREQAEISILAQQISSLASSFAMYHTHSPLQSVNRPATTNACDWPRHAPIPSALPFKRELVLDDGVFDSILIDLDMGASKSGMSCPGAAAYGYQQGLLRCRSGSLQSESEALGLSPTITEEPLPAEQFTAMGPFSLQLGRHEQNTGLHQLNHYMQSGLQQDELAEENLY, encoded by the exons ATGGTCTCTCACAGATCTACCAAAGGAGCGTCCAAAGCCCGACGGGACCACATCAATCATGAGATCCGGAATATGCGAGCCCTGTTGCCCGTCACCCAGGAGGACCAAGAGCGTCTCTCCTACCTGCACTCCATGTCCGCCATCTGTGCCTACATCAGGAAGTCTGTTCTGTTCCAGG AACTCCCGGCTGAGGCGAGATCACGCTGCTCTCTGCCGTACGAGGCCTTCCTTCCAGCCCTGCACGGCTTCATCCTGGTCACCACCGCACAGGGGAGGCTGGTCTACGTGTCCGAGAATGTAGAGGAATATCTCGGTCTGTCCATG ATAGATGTGCTGCAAGGAGACACTTTGTACGACATGGTGGAACACTCTGACATTGGTATTGTGAAATCAAACCTGGACATCGATCACAACTCGCCATCAG AGAGGAGCTTTATATGTTGTATGCAAACCTCCAAGGCCTTCAAGCTGCAACACGGCAGCTGCTGTTCCATGGTGGTCAAAGGGAGCTTCCAGTCGTTCCCTCAGCCGTGGCCGGCCTCCACTTCTGTCTGTCCCGCCAGCCAGTCTCTGTTGGTGGCCCTCTGCACTCCCACGGTCAACCGCCTGCAGAGCTGCGTTTCCCAGTCCTGTGACGGCTTCAACAGTGTCCACCGACTCGATATGACCTTCACTCAGCTGTCAGACAG CGTCATATATTTTTTGGGGTATTCGCCAGAAGAATTGACCGGTCGATCGTGGTACAGTCTCGTCCACCCTGAAGACCTTTCTTTGAGTGCAGATTCTCACAGAAGTTTAA TGCTGGCAGATGAGGGCTTCCAGGCGGAGATGGTGCTCAGACTCCAGTGCAAAGATCTGTCGTGGACCTGGATCTACAGTCGAGCTAACAAGGAGGCGGAGTGCCAGGGCATGAGCTGCACCAACTTCATCATCAG tgaaacagaggccCGATTTCTGCAGAAGAAAGTCAGCAGCGATGCCTTCAGGCCATTGCCTCTGGAACACTTTACAGATCAACAGGCGGCTCACTCTCCGACCTCCAACAacacaaagtgctttaaaaGACAGAGGACGTCCAGCAGCCAAAGCGAGGAGCCAAGTGCCAAAGCGAGGAGGGAGACCGAGCAAGACATATGCTATGTGACGTGCGCCTCCTCCCAAGGCGATGGCTTTCCTGCTCCCTCGGGAGAGAGCCTTGCTCTCTTCACCCCTCCCTACAGCCCAtactcctccagctcctctctgcaggaggaggagctcagccATGACCTCCTGATGGATGTGCATGGATACACAGATCAGCTGCTGTCCTCCCCTGAGTGCTCTCCTTCCTATTACTCCTACCCAGAGGCAGGGCTCAACTGTCACCATTCACCCTCCAGCTCCCTCGCTTCAGCCACTGAACAGACATTTGACCGGGCGGCCTTCGGCGCGCTGGGCGCCCGctctccagcctcctcctcctctccgacCTATGATTTCCAAGCTTGTACGGCCGATGCTCGATTAGTTCCAGACTGCCCGTCCATGTCTGACATGTGTGAGAGCCCAGTGGACTGTGCTCTGCATCACGACGACTTCAGCCTCCTTGAGcagccacaagggggcgacCTTGTCCAAGTGCATCATGTCCCCTACCACACGCTGCCCACACACTCCAGCCTTCTCACCCCCAGCCAATCTCCCACATCCACAGAGACGCCGCCTTACAACGAGAGGGAGCAGGCAGAGATCAGTATTCTGGCTCAGCAGATCTCCTCCCTGGCCAGCAGCTTCGCCATGTACCACACGCACAGCCCGCTTCAGAGTGTGAACCGACCTGCAACCACCAACGCCTGCGACTGGCCCCGTCACGCTCCGATCCCCTCGGCCCTTCCTTTCAAGCGCGAGCTGGTCCTTGACGACGGCGTGTTCGACAGCATCCTGATCGACCTGGACATGGGCGCGAGTAAAAGCGGAATGTCCTGCCCCGGCGCTGCGGCGTACGGCTACCAGCAAGGCTTGTTGCGCTGCAGGAGTGGGTCCCTTCAGTCGGAGTCGGAGGCCCTCGGCCTCTCCCCGACCATCACAGAGGAGCCGCTGCCTGCAGAGCAGTTCACTGCCATGGGTCCCTTCAGTTTGCAGTTGGGACG